The Streptomyces cyaneogriseus subsp. noncyanogenus region CCCGGCCCTTGTGGTGGACGTCGAGCATGAGCTTGGTGGCCTTGTCCTTGGAGTAGCCGAAGTACGTCTGGAAGACGTAGGTCACATAGCTCATGAGATTGACGGGGTCGTTGTGGACGATCGTCACCCACGGCACGTCGGGCTCGGGTACGGCGAAGAC contains the following coding sequences:
- the clpS gene encoding ATP-dependent Clp protease adapter ClpS; amino-acid sequence: MGLVTAAAPMEIEKTESAEEVFAVPEPDVPWVTIVHNDPVNLMSYVTYVFQTYFGYSKDKATKLMLDVHHKGRAVVSSGSREEMERDVQAMHGYGLWATLQQDRK